Sequence from the uncultured Flavobacterium sp. genome:
TTTAAAAGAAGGTAAACTAAGTGTTGATTCTCCTAAAGATTCGACAACTATTAAATATTTAGTTTCTTTAAAAGCAAAAAATCCACAGCTTAAAATTATTCTTTCGCTTGGTGGCTGGGGAGGTTGTGAACCTTGTTCTGCTGCATTTTCTACTGCCGAAGGAAGATTAACTTTTGCTAAATCAGTAAAAGAAGTTAGTAATTATTTCAAAGTAGATGGTTTAGATCTTGATTGGGAATATCCAGCAATTGAAGGACTTCCGGGGCATTTATATCAAGCTGCGGACAAACCAAATTTCACAGAATTAATCAAAATTTTACGTTCAACATTAGGTAAAAAATACGAATTGAGTTTTGCTGCCGGTGGTTTTCAAAAATATTTAGACGAATCTATCGATTGGAAAATTGTTGCGCCACTTGTAAATCGTATTAATATTATGAGTTATGATTTGGTAAACGGATATTCTAAAGTTACCGGACATCACACGCCTTTATACAGTACAAATCCAAAGGAAGAATCAACAGACAGAGCGGTTACTTATTTATTAAACCAAGGAATTCCTGCTGAAAAATTAATTATTGGAGGCGCTTTTTATACCAGAACATGGAAAAATGTAGAAAATATAAACAACGGTTTATACCAAGCTGGAGAACATATTC
This genomic interval carries:
- a CDS encoding glycoside hydrolase family 18 protein is translated as MKQINLIVLFVLCFCTTNTFAQKNKKMDIIAYYTGDDKLINEYEVNKLNQIIFSFCHLKEGKLSVDSPKDSTTIKYLVSLKAKNPQLKIILSLGGWGGCEPCSAAFSTAEGRLTFAKSVKEVSNYFKVDGLDLDWEYPAIEGLPGHLYQAADKPNFTELIKILRSTLGKKYELSFAAGGFQKYLDESIDWKIVAPLVNRINIMSYDLVNGYSKVTGHHTPLYSTNPKEESTDRAVTYLLNQGIPAEKLIIGGAFYTRTWKNVENINNGLYQAGEHIPGVDFKNFATTYTEANGWKYFWDDKAKAPYWYNEKEKTFATGDDLTSIKAKTEYVKAKKLGGIMFWELPLDSPRNGMVNAIYEVKTSK